Genomic segment of Saprospira sp. CCB-QB6:
TTTACAAATTTCTGATTAAAGTAATTGGGGGAAAAGCTATGTTGGAGGGATTTGCCCAATAAGCCATAAAGTTGCATGAGAATAAGATTAGTGGGGAAAGAAAATAATTGGTCCAATTGGATTTTGCAGGGCCGAAGGCCCGCAGGCCTAGCGATGTGAAAGGGTGGCCGTCAGGCCAGACCGAAGCGCTGCAAGCGCTGAAGGGCCGAGCGAATAGCGAGCCCTGTAACGTAGCGCCGCAAGGCGAAGCCGCAGCGGAGGCCCCAAAACGACAACAAAGGGAGTAAGGCCCCTAAAAAGCAGAAAGCCCCCAAAAAGGAGGCTTTGCATAATCTATTGATATTGTTTTTCGTAGTAATCGCGGTAGCTACCAGAGACAATATGCTCTAGCCAATCTTCATTATCGAGATACCATTTGACGGTTTTTTCTAGGCCCTCTTCAAATTGGAGAGAGGGGCCAAAATCCAGTTCATTTTGCAATTTACTGGCGTCGATGGCATAGCGGCGATCGTGGCCGGGGCGGTCCTTGATGAAGCTAATGAGTTGTTCGGCGCTGCCGGCTTCTCGGCCCAGTTGTTTGTCCATAATTTTGCAGAGCAGACGGACCAGGTCGATATTTTTCCATTCATTGTGGCCTCCAATATTATAGGTTTCGCCTAATTTTCCTTGGTGGAAAATTTTATCAATAGCGGCGGCATGATCCTTCACCCAAAGCCAGTCGCGGGTATACTTCCCGTCGCCATAAATGGGCAAAGTTTTCTGCTTTTTGATGTTATTGATACAGAGCGGGATCAGTTTTTCGGGAAACTGATTGGGGCCATAATTATTGGAGCAATTGGAGATGACCACAGGCAGGCCGTAGGTATGGTGGTAGGCGCGCACAAAATGGTCGGAGCTTGCTTTAGAGGCCGAATAAGGCGAGCGGGGATCGTAGGCGGTTTCCTCCGTAAAGAGGCCCGTTTCGCCTAGGGTGCCATAAACCTCATCGGTAGAGACGTGATAAAACAGCTTATCGGCCATGTTATTGGCCCAAGCCTTACGGGCGGCTTGCAGGAGTTGGAGGGTCCCCATCACATTGGTTTCCACAAAAGCGAGTGGATTCTCGATAGAGCGATCCACATGAGATTCTGCGGCCAGGTGAATAACGCCATCAAATTGGTATTGCTCAAAAAGTTGGTCGAGCAGGTTTTGGTCCAAAATATTGCCTTTGACAAAGCTATAATTTGGGGCTTGTTCTACCGATTTGAGATTTTCTAGATTGCCAGCATAAGTTAGGGCATCTAGGTTGATAATTTGATAGTTCGGATATTTATTCACGAGCAGCTCCACCAGATGGCAGCCGATAAAACCGGCGCCACCTGTAATGAGCAAAGTTTTTTGATTCTTCATTAGAGGAGTACTTTTTTGAAGTATTCATAGGTTTTGGCCATCCCTTCGGCGCGGCTCACCTTGGGTTCCCAGTCTAAGATTTCTTTAGCTAGGCTAATATTGGGTTGGCGTTGTTGGGGATCGTCTTTGGGGAGTGGGTGGTAGCCGATGCTTCCTTTGCCTACCATTTGGACCACCTCTTTGGCAAAATCGAGAATCGATATTTCGTCGGGATTACCAATATTTACGGGCATAGCATAATTGCTCATGAGCAGGCGGAAAATGCCTTCTACCAAATCATCTACATAGCAAAAAGAGCGGGTTTGCTGTCCTTTACCAAAGACCGTAATTTCTTGGTCCAGCATCGCTTGAGAGAAGAAAGCGGGAAGTGCTCGGCCATCGTCTACGCGCATACGGGGACCATAAGTATTAAAGATCCGTACGATGCGAGTTTCCAGTTGGTGGTAGGTATGATAAGCCATAGTAATGGCTTCTTGGAAGCGTTTGGCCTCATCATAGACACCACGGGGGCCGATGGGGTTCACATTCCCCCAATAATCTTCTGTTTGGGGGTGAACAAGGGGGTCGCCATAAACCTCTGAGGTAGAAGCGACCAAAATGCGAGCATTTTTGGCTCTCGCCAAGCCCAAAAGATTATGCGTACCCAAAGAGCCTACTTTGAGGGTTTGGATCGGAATTTTGAGGTAGTCAATAGGGCTAGCGGGAGAGGCAAAATGCAAGATATAATCGAGTTCTCCGGCCACATGTACAAACTTAGAGACATCATGATGATGAAACTCGAAGCGTTCTAGGGGGAAAAGGTGTTCGATATTGCGGATATCGCCTGTAATGAGGTTATCCATGCCGATCACGTGCATGCCTTCAGCAATAAAGCGATCGCAAAGGTGAGAGCCCAGAAAACCTGCGG
This window contains:
- the rfbB gene encoding dTDP-glucose 4,6-dehydratase codes for the protein MKNQKTLLITGGAGFIGCHLVELLVNKYPNYQIINLDALTYAGNLENLKSVEQAPNYSFVKGNILDQNLLDQLFEQYQFDGVIHLAAESHVDRSIENPLAFVETNVMGTLQLLQAARKAWANNMADKLFYHVSTDEVYGTLGETGLFTEETAYDPRSPYSASKASSDHFVRAYHHTYGLPVVISNCSNNYGPNQFPEKLIPLCINNIKKQKTLPIYGDGKYTRDWLWVKDHAAAIDKIFHQGKLGETYNIGGHNEWKNIDLVRLLCKIMDKQLGREAGSAEQLISFIKDRPGHDRRYAIDASKLQNELDFGPSLQFEEGLEKTVKWYLDNEDWLEHIVSGSYRDYYEKQYQ
- a CDS encoding UDP-glucuronic acid decarboxylase family protein yields the protein MKRVLITGAAGFLGSHLCDRFIAEGMHVIGMDNLITGDIRNIEHLFPLERFEFHHHDVSKFVHVAGELDYILHFASPASPIDYLKIPIQTLKVGSLGTHNLLGLARAKNARILVASTSEVYGDPLVHPQTEDYWGNVNPIGPRGVYDEAKRFQEAITMAYHTYHQLETRIVRIFNTYGPRMRVDDGRALPAFFSQAMLDQEITVFGKGQQTRSFCYVDDLVEGIFRLLMSNYAMPVNIGNPDEISILDFAKEVVQMVGKGSIGYHPLPKDDPQQRQPNISLAKEILDWEPKVSRAEGMAKTYEYFKKVLL